From Lysobacter auxotrophicus, the proteins below share one genomic window:
- the rnpA gene encoding ribonuclease P protein component codes for MTSARFPRSARVRAKSDFDRIFQHGRRTALPVLALHWLPSDVPARMGLAVSRKVDPNAVGRNRIKRVLRDTFRRLRGQLAAGDFVVVARPPARHASGPELVAAFQGLLQRSGALAPAAALPLSPAPGTMPAASPSAPAPHVDRG; via the coding sequence GCGCGGGTTCGCGCGAAGTCCGATTTCGACCGCATATTCCAGCACGGACGGCGCACGGCGCTGCCCGTGCTGGCTTTGCATTGGCTTCCCAGCGACGTGCCTGCACGCATGGGCCTGGCCGTGTCCCGCAAGGTCGATCCGAACGCCGTCGGTCGCAATCGCATCAAGCGCGTTCTTCGCGATACCTTCCGTCGCCTGCGCGGGCAACTCGCCGCGGGCGATTTCGTCGTGGTCGCGCGTCCGCCTGCGCGCCATGCCAGCGGACCGGAACTCGTCGCCGCCTTCCAGGGTCTGCTGCAGCGCAGCGGCGCCCTCGCGCCTGCCGCCGCGTTGCCCCTGTCACCGGCGCCCGGCACAATGCCGGCCGCTTCCCCTTCCGCCCCAGCGCCGCACGTTGATCGCGGCTGA